In the Leptotrichia sp. oral taxon 212 genome, one interval contains:
- the recN gene encoding DNA repair protein RecN gives MLRELRLNNLAIIKNLDLEFNEGLISLTGETGAGKSIILDGISLLIGERSNLEMIRTGEDSLFAEGVFDLSEVQKEKLNKLGFEIEDDELIISRHFYRNSKSKITVNGMRMTVSKLKELMGNILDLVGQHEHQYLLNKNYHLGLLDRFLNKNGQELVKEIRNNVLDLKRINKKIEEIENEKFQIMEKKDILEFQSNEITNLGLKEDEDNELEEEYRILFNAGKIGEKLEDSIQRLKEGEYSVVNSLGKIKKNLEQLSDISETYLEIKEKIENIIYEIDDIGYLLEDAAENVESDDIRLEKVVSRIDEINKLKLKYGSTIKEILSFRDENEKKLSLIKFENNELEDLKKEKEEKTKLYFENSHKLREIRKKVAEKLEKTINIQLKDLNMVNSQFKVAFSEKTLISSKGMDDVEFMMVTNLGENYKPLAKIASGGEISRIMLALKTVFSAVDNISVLIFDEIDTGISGETVRKVAEKLKELSGTVQVICVTHSPQIAGKSNQQFFIKKEIENKVTETKVRELDTEERIREIARIISGDNITETSIKHAKEIMEL, from the coding sequence ATGCTGAGAGAATTAAGATTAAACAATTTAGCAATAATAAAAAATTTAGATTTGGAATTTAATGAAGGACTGATTTCACTGACAGGTGAAACTGGAGCCGGAAAATCCATTATACTGGATGGAATTTCCCTTCTAATAGGGGAAAGATCTAATCTTGAAATGATAAGAACTGGTGAAGACAGCCTTTTTGCAGAAGGAGTTTTTGACTTAAGTGAAGTCCAGAAAGAAAAGCTTAATAAACTAGGTTTTGAAATAGAAGATGATGAACTGATTATTTCGAGACATTTTTATAGAAACTCAAAATCAAAAATAACAGTTAACGGAATGAGAATGACTGTATCCAAATTAAAGGAGCTTATGGGAAATATTCTGGATCTTGTAGGGCAGCATGAGCATCAGTATCTTTTAAATAAAAACTATCATTTAGGATTACTGGATAGATTTCTGAATAAGAATGGACAGGAATTGGTAAAGGAAATAAGAAATAATGTTTTAGATTTGAAAAGAATAAACAAAAAAATAGAAGAAATAGAAAATGAAAAATTTCAAATAATGGAAAAAAAAGATATTCTGGAATTTCAATCTAATGAAATAACTAATTTAGGACTTAAAGAAGATGAGGATAATGAGCTTGAAGAAGAATACAGAATTCTTTTTAACGCAGGAAAAATAGGAGAAAAGCTTGAGGATTCCATTCAGAGGCTAAAGGAAGGTGAATATTCAGTTGTAAATTCACTTGGAAAAATAAAGAAAAACCTCGAACAGCTTTCTGATATATCTGAAACATATTTAGAAATAAAGGAAAAAATCGAAAATATCATCTATGAAATAGATGATATAGGCTATTTACTTGAAGACGCGGCAGAAAATGTGGAAAGTGATGATATCAGGCTTGAAAAAGTAGTAAGCAGAATAGATGAAATAAATAAGCTGAAACTTAAATATGGTTCAACCATAAAGGAGATACTGTCATTCAGGGATGAAAATGAAAAAAAGCTGTCTCTTATAAAGTTTGAAAACAATGAACTGGAAGATTTAAAGAAGGAAAAGGAAGAAAAAACAAAACTTTATTTTGAAAATAGTCATAAGTTACGTGAAATAAGAAAAAAAGTTGCAGAAAAACTTGAAAAAACAATAAATATACAATTAAAGGACTTAAATATGGTAAATTCACAGTTTAAAGTTGCATTCTCAGAAAAAACTTTAATTTCTTCAAAAGGGATGGATGATGTGGAATTTATGATGGTTACCAATCTTGGAGAAAATTATAAACCACTTGCAAAAATTGCATCCGGTGGGGAAATTTCAAGAATTATGCTTGCCTTGAAAACGGTATTTTCTGCTGTTGACAATATTTCAGTACTTATATTTGATGAAATAGATACTGGGATTTCCGGAGAAACAGTAAGAAAAGTTGCAGAAAAGCTGAAGGAACTTTCTGGAACAGTTCAGGTTATCTGTGTTACACATTCTCCTCAAATTGCAGGAAAATCAAATCAGCAGTTTTTCATAAAAAAAGAAATTGAAAACAAGGTAACTGAAACAAAGGTAAGAGAACTGGATACAGAAGAAAGAATAAGAGAAATAGCAAGAATAATTTCAGGAGACAATATAACGGAAACCTCCATAAAACACGCAAAAGAAATTATGGAACTATAA
- a CDS encoding NAD(+)/NADH kinase, whose amino-acid sequence MENKIKVSKSSSQKKIINKINRVKIIRKEYLEEDKLIHFYDYMKLNKIEETEDTEKADLIISFGGDGTLLIAAKEALKKDIPVMAVNMGTLGYLADISSKDVIQMMEKYKKNQYIVDERTFLKVKYNEKEYYALNDLVISKGGIASQIINVEVYANGTFVNKYRADGIIIATPTGSTAYSLSAGGSIVHPNLRALSITPLSAQSLTARPIIIDGNEVLSFKVFSRDNDTHLNIDGRINFRIKLEDEISAVMSSKKVRIIRRGKSDYYGILREKLRWGESSVK is encoded by the coding sequence ATGGAAAATAAAATAAAAGTTTCAAAAAGTAGTAGCCAGAAAAAAATAATAAATAAAATAAATAGAGTGAAAATTATAAGAAAAGAATATTTAGAAGAAGATAAGCTTATTCATTTTTATGATTACATGAAATTAAATAAAATAGAGGAAACTGAAGATACTGAAAAAGCAGATTTAATTATTTCTTTTGGAGGAGATGGAACATTACTTATTGCCGCAAAAGAAGCTTTGAAGAAGGATATTCCGGTAATGGCTGTAAATATGGGAACTTTAGGATATTTAGCAGATATTTCTTCCAAAGATGTTATTCAGATGATGGAAAAATATAAAAAAAATCAATATATTGTAGATGAAAGGACATTCCTGAAGGTAAAGTATAATGAAAAAGAGTACTATGCCTTAAATGATCTTGTTATAAGCAAGGGAGGTATAGCTTCCCAGATAATTAATGTGGAAGTTTATGCTAATGGAACATTTGTAAATAAGTACAGGGCTGATGGAATAATCATAGCTACTCCTACAGGTTCAACTGCATATTCGCTTTCAGCAGGAGGTTCGATAGTTCATCCTAATTTAAGGGCTTTAAGTATAACCCCACTGTCAGCTCAGAGCTTGACAGCAAGACCTATTATTATAGACGGTAATGAAGTACTGAGCTTTAAAGTTTTTTCACGGGATAATGACACTCACTTGAATATAGATGGGAGAATAAATTTCAGGATAAAATTAGAGGATGAAATTTCAGCAGTAATGTCCAGTAAAAAAGTGAGAATAATAAGAAGAGGCAAAAGTGATTATTATGGTATATTAAGGGAAAAACTGAGATGGGGAGAATCATCGGTAAAATAG
- the dnaG gene encoding DNA primase, which produces MYKDEEIEKFLENLDIVQVIGEYVTLKKTGANYKGFSPFKGERTPSFVVSPTKNIFKDFSTGIGGNAISFYMKINNITFYEAIEELSAKYNVPIRKLNISKKSSFQNEKYYEIMREAQEIFSNNILKSEQALRYMENRGFSLEEIKKYGIGFSFDTWDSLLNALREKGYSEEDMLELGLVRKNERGNVFDYFRNRIMFPIYNETMKPVGFGGRIITSNDNSPKYLNSPDSKIFKKGNELFGLYNRGENIRKKGLAILMEGYLDVLSAHKNNFSNAVASLGTSFTEGQAKLLKKYTNNIIIAYDNDNAGKEAVLKAANILKKDDFNIRCLSIEGEVKDPDEYLRKYGRKNFLEILKTSKGIFDFLFDEFSKELNLNEITGKRKMIERFRSFFSNVTNNTEKNLYASKLSVELGIDKEVLMGELGNFSTTQKKSKKYLKKEEKVLSKAKKDEFYNSLEIETLKFLLKFKNNLSSEKQEHCEKFDDKVFENVIYKDIVEKLKTINFEITKLDSLTLEEEERELITTMKLKAEADIENEGRHYKDIFVGWFLREIDHMREIIDRKDKMYVILRRLESELKIIHNIEEIEKMYKEFKLIRRSDYV; this is translated from the coding sequence ATGTATAAAGATGAAGAAATAGAAAAGTTTCTTGAAAATCTGGATATAGTACAGGTCATAGGAGAATATGTTACATTAAAAAAGACAGGTGCCAACTATAAAGGATTTTCTCCATTTAAAGGAGAAAGAACACCGTCTTTTGTTGTAAGTCCCACAAAAAATATATTTAAGGATTTTAGTACAGGAATAGGCGGAAATGCTATATCCTTTTACATGAAAATAAATAACATCACTTTCTATGAGGCCATAGAAGAATTATCTGCAAAATATAATGTACCTATAAGAAAATTAAATATAAGTAAAAAAAGTTCATTCCAGAATGAAAAATACTACGAAATAATGAGAGAGGCTCAGGAGATTTTCAGTAATAATATTCTGAAATCCGAACAGGCATTGAGATATATGGAGAATCGGGGGTTTTCACTGGAAGAAATAAAAAAGTACGGAATAGGATTTTCATTTGATACATGGGATAGTTTGCTAAATGCGCTTAGGGAAAAAGGATATTCAGAAGAGGATATGCTGGAATTAGGACTTGTTAGAAAAAATGAGAGAGGAAATGTTTTCGACTATTTCAGAAACAGGATAATGTTTCCTATATATAATGAAACAATGAAACCTGTCGGATTTGGTGGAAGAATTATTACAAGTAATGATAATTCTCCAAAGTATTTGAATTCTCCGGATTCTAAAATCTTTAAAAAAGGAAATGAGTTATTCGGTTTATACAACAGAGGGGAAAATATAAGGAAAAAGGGACTAGCTATATTGATGGAAGGATATTTGGATGTTCTGTCAGCTCATAAAAATAACTTTTCCAATGCGGTAGCCAGTCTAGGAACATCTTTTACTGAAGGACAGGCAAAACTTTTAAAAAAGTATACAAATAATATAATAATAGCCTATGACAATGACAATGCAGGTAAGGAGGCAGTACTAAAAGCTGCAAATATACTGAAAAAAGATGATTTTAATATACGATGCCTGTCAATAGAAGGAGAAGTAAAAGATCCGGATGAATATTTAAGAAAATATGGAAGAAAGAATTTTTTAGAAATACTGAAAACATCAAAAGGAATTTTTGATTTTCTATTTGATGAGTTTTCTAAAGAGCTGAATCTGAATGAAATAACAGGAAAAAGAAAAATGATTGAAAGATTCAGAAGTTTTTTTTCCAATGTAACAAATAATACAGAAAAGAATCTGTACGCAAGTAAACTTTCTGTTGAACTGGGAATAGACAAGGAAGTTCTTATGGGAGAACTTGGTAATTTTTCCACTACTCAGAAGAAGTCTAAAAAATATTTGAAAAAAGAAGAAAAAGTTTTAAGTAAAGCAAAAAAAGATGAATTTTATAATTCCCTTGAAATAGAAACTTTAAAGTTTCTATTAAAGTTTAAAAATAACCTTTCTTCAGAAAAACAGGAACATTGTGAAAAGTTTGATGATAAAGTATTTGAAAATGTTATATACAAAGATATTGTGGAAAAATTGAAGACAATAAACTTTGAAATAACGAAATTGGATAGCCTGACACTTGAAGAAGAAGAGAGGGAATTGATAACGACTATGAAATTAAAAGCGGAAGCAGATATTGAAAATGAAGGAAGGCATTATAAAGATATTTTTGTAGGATGGTTTTTAAGAGAAATTGATCATATGCGTGAAATTATTGACAGAAAAGATAAGATGTATGTAATTTTGAGACGGTTGGAATCCGAATTGAAAATAATTCATAACATTGAGGAAATAGAAAAAATGTATAAAGAATTTAAGTTGATAAGGAGATCAGATTATGTCTGA
- a CDS encoding DUF1694 domain-containing protein: protein MDDNKKTNVDVMKDIEKAKDRVLATTIERNSFLGEYKERVLAALTFDEVREKGIYGEIEKALENKEAKKMIVSREVDFKCIKKYLDMAKNKHVSCKMMDNLLNTGEVCLVVASDEALSHPLENPIVESKIEKIREKNLPDIYYKAMGNKICNFHSDIIEKEIPEYRNYYGKIEFLDSLFGTKCPICQKIGGKKRG, encoded by the coding sequence ATGGACGATAATAAAAAAACAAATGTTGATGTAATGAAAGATATAGAAAAAGCAAAAGATAGGGTGTTGGCAACTACAATTGAAAGAAACAGTTTTTTAGGGGAATATAAAGAAAGAGTACTTGCGGCACTTACATTTGATGAAGTAAGGGAAAAAGGAATATATGGTGAGATAGAAAAAGCACTTGAGAATAAAGAGGCAAAAAAAATGATAGTATCAAGGGAAGTAGATTTTAAATGCATAAAGAAATATCTTGATATGGCAAAAAATAAACATGTTTCCTGCAAGATGATGGATAATCTATTAAATACAGGTGAAGTGTGTCTGGTAGTAGCTTCAGATGAGGCATTGAGCCACCCTCTTGAAAATCCAATTGTAGAATCAAAAATTGAAAAAATAAGGGAAAAAAATTTGCCGGATATATATTATAAGGCAATGGGAAATAAAATATGTAATTTTCATTCAGATATAATAGAGAAGGAAATACCTGAATATAGAAATTATTATGGAAAAATAGAATTTCTGGACAGTCTCTTTGGGACAAAGTGCCCTATATGCCAAAAAATAGGAGGAAAAAAACGTGGTTGA
- a CDS encoding RNA polymerase subunit sigma, translating into MIERIVEDVRKKGSFSFEKIIENNNLSDEEFFEFLKFVYQGNIPEVRTSVDGNDFIILEDENYYVEEKETIKAYLENVKEKNEEVFDKTEKTAITDENRTEMIEKYLKIAVRESLLYSKYGFSFLDMVQEATLGVITALNYYDKISLMTEEIDFFIKNFAVKYILEFQKGILKDIKASELSYILYLKIKVDKELGHTVEEISKRMNITKEYIEKLEKLFDNVEQDELIESGQIFEKANKITQMYILENIPKKLSYIDERILVMFYGLDDKIYSENEIAKTLNIAKHNVNILKEKALNKLSIDLLKNEFMKNREESEYTVN; encoded by the coding sequence ATGATTGAAAGAATAGTAGAAGATGTAAGGAAAAAAGGAAGCTTCAGTTTTGAAAAGATAATTGAGAATAATAATCTTTCTGATGAAGAATTTTTTGAATTCTTGAAGTTTGTCTATCAGGGTAATATTCCGGAAGTCAGAACATCGGTCGATGGGAATGATTTTATTATTCTGGAAGATGAAAATTATTATGTTGAAGAAAAGGAAACTATAAAAGCCTATCTTGAAAATGTAAAGGAAAAAAATGAAGAGGTATTTGATAAAACTGAAAAAACTGCAATAACTGATGAAAACAGGACTGAAATGATAGAAAAATATTTAAAAATTGCTGTAAGAGAAAGTCTACTTTATTCCAAATATGGTTTTTCGTTTTTAGATATGGTACAGGAAGCAACTTTAGGAGTAATCACAGCTTTAAATTATTATGATAAAATATCTTTAATGACTGAAGAAATAGATTTTTTCATTAAAAACTTTGCAGTAAAATATATACTGGAATTTCAGAAAGGTATTTTAAAGGATATAAAGGCCTCTGAGCTTTCCTACATTTTATATTTAAAAATTAAAGTAGATAAGGAATTAGGACATACAGTGGAGGAAATAAGTAAACGCATGAACATAACAAAGGAATATATTGAAAAGCTGGAGAAATTATTTGATAATGTAGAACAGGATGAACTGATAGAAAGTGGTCAGATATTTGAAAAAGCAAATAAAATAACACAGATGTATATACTGGAAAATATTCCTAAAAAGCTGAGCTACATTGATGAAAGAATCCTGGTCATGTTTTATGGACTTGATGATAAAATCTATTCAGAAAATGAAATTGCAAAAACACTTAATATAGCAAAGCACAATGTAAATATACTTAAGGAAAAGGCATTGAATAAGTTATCGATTGATCTTTTAAAGAATGAATTTATGAAAAATAGGGAAGAATCAGAATATACAGTAAACTAA
- the rpoD gene encoding RNA polymerase sigma factor RpoD codes for MSEKNENLRSNLANFIKKAKEDKIVSYEEINSVLSDEFSVEKTEKLIKKLIDVGVQIVDTLKDKQDLMESVELLEELENGEIDVSEMDMDDEFVESEIDESEVDKLLQTDLLKMAESMDVDEPIKMYLREIGQIPLLSYDEEIEYAQRVLKGDEEAKQKLIESNLRLVVSIAKKHTNRGLKMLDLIQEGNMGLMKAVEKFEYEKGFKFSTYATWWIRQAITRAIADQGRTIRIPVHMIETINKIKKESRIILQETGKEPTAEELAKKLEIPVDKVKNILEMNQDPISLETPVGSEEDSELGDFVEDDKFANPYDATTRVLLKEQLDEVLKTLNEREEMVLRYRYGLDDGSQKTLEEVGKIFNVTRERIRQIEVKALRKLRHPSRRKKLEDYRS; via the coding sequence ATGTCTGAGAAAAATGAAAACCTAAGAAGTAACCTTGCTAATTTTATAAAAAAAGCTAAAGAAGATAAAATTGTCAGCTATGAAGAAATTAATTCAGTTCTATCAGATGAGTTTTCTGTTGAAAAAACAGAAAAACTAATAAAAAAATTGATAGATGTCGGAGTTCAGATAGTAGATACATTAAAAGATAAGCAGGATTTGATGGAAAGTGTAGAACTTCTTGAAGAACTGGAAAATGGAGAAATTGATGTCTCTGAAATGGATATGGATGATGAATTTGTTGAAAGTGAAATAGATGAATCAGAAGTTGACAAACTTCTTCAGACAGATTTGTTAAAAATGGCAGAAAGCATGGATGTAGATGAACCTATTAAGATGTATTTGAGAGAAATAGGTCAGATACCTCTGCTCAGTTATGATGAAGAAATAGAATATGCTCAGCGAGTGCTAAAAGGTGATGAAGAAGCAAAACAGAAACTGATAGAGTCAAATTTAAGGCTAGTAGTAAGTATAGCTAAAAAGCATACAAACAGAGGGCTAAAAATGCTAGATTTAATTCAGGAAGGAAATATGGGATTAATGAAAGCTGTAGAAAAATTTGAATATGAAAAAGGGTTTAAGTTTTCTACATATGCTACATGGTGGATAAGACAGGCTATTACACGTGCAATTGCTGATCAGGGAAGAACTATAAGAATACCGGTACATATGATAGAAACTATAAATAAAATAAAAAAAGAAAGCAGAATCATACTTCAGGAAACAGGAAAAGAGCCTACTGCTGAAGAATTGGCAAAAAAGCTTGAAATACCTGTGGATAAAGTAAAAAATATTCTGGAAATGAATCAGGATCCTATTTCACTGGAAACACCTGTAGGAAGTGAAGAAGACAGTGAGCTTGGAGATTTTGTTGAAGATGACAAGTTTGCCAATCCTTATGATGCCACAACAAGGGTGCTACTGAAAGAGCAGCTGGATGAAGTGTTGAAAACTCTTAATGAAAGAGAAGAGATGGTTCTAAGATATAGATATGGTCTTGATGACGGTTCGCAAAAAACACTTGAAGAAGTTGGAAAAATTTTTAATGTAACGAGGGAACGTATCAGACAGATAGAAGTTAAGGCATTGAGAAAATTAAGACATCCAAGTAGAAGAAAAAAATTGGAAGATTACAGGAGCTAA
- a CDS encoding Nif3-like dinuclear metal center hexameric protein has protein sequence MRLKDIAGELQTIYNPKLAEDWDNVGLLVGNENTDINTILLCLDITEEVVDRAVKENADLIISHHPFIFSGLKKITSETVHGRKILKLIENKIAVYSGHTNVDFGINGLNDYIFYKLDLNGKVEIYNEFEYEDYNFIKHRNEHVKGGTVRIKILDHEIELTNLIRIIKEKLGLDFVRYVGENRKIRRIGLVTGGGSSFMHSVKKNIDVFLTGDLRYHEALDVLEEGGMLIDIGHYESEYLFAELMELQVSQFFKGKIIKHFGEPVFKLG, from the coding sequence ATGAGGCTAAAAGATATAGCAGGAGAATTACAGACAATTTATAATCCGAAACTGGCAGAAGACTGGGATAATGTAGGACTTCTTGTTGGTAATGAAAATACTGACATAAATACAATACTTTTATGTCTTGATATTACCGAAGAAGTTGTAGACAGGGCAGTAAAAGAAAATGCAGATTTAATAATTTCACATCATCCTTTTATATTCAGTGGATTAAAAAAAATCACAAGTGAAACTGTACATGGCAGAAAAATACTGAAGCTTATTGAGAATAAAATAGCGGTGTATTCAGGACATACAAATGTAGATTTTGGAATAAACGGTTTAAATGATTATATATTTTATAAGCTCGATTTAAATGGAAAAGTGGAAATATACAATGAATTTGAATATGAAGACTATAATTTTATAAAGCATAGAAATGAACATGTAAAAGGTGGAACAGTCAGAATAAAGATTCTAGATCATGAAATAGAATTAACAAATTTGATTAGAATAATAAAGGAGAAACTTGGACTTGATTTTGTAAGATATGTCGGAGAAAACAGAAAAATTCGTAGAATAGGTCTCGTTACAGGTGGAGGAAGTTCTTTTATGCACAGTGTAAAAAAAAATATAGATGTTTTTTTAACAGGAGATCTGAGGTACCATGAAGCACTTGATGTATTGGAAGAAGGCGGTATGCTTATAGACATAGGACATTATGAAAGTGAATATCTGTTTGCTGAATTAATGGAACTTCAGGTTTCACAGTTTTTCAAAGGTAAAATAATAAAACATTTTGGAGAACCTGTGTTTAAATTAGGCTAA
- a CDS encoding tyrosine-type recombinase/integrase, with translation MNKDEEKINLKNAKMKETRIEWENNLYIKEFLSYLAFEKGNSGNTIAGYERDLKIFSKHVNKNLTEVIEEDIYSYIREMNDKLKKNSVLRKVATIRNFYKFCYLNKIIKEDPTGMIRSMKREKRLPEVLSLEEVKKIVDNCKHTPGGMRDRLIIKFLIATGARISEILNLKISDVENQNYEFIKVLGKGSKYRVIPIYDSLEKEIKEFIQDYRTKLKGADETFNLFPGARRENFWKRLKVIAKNAGIEKNIYPHIFRHSLATVLLSNGADIRIVQEILGHSNISTTEIYTHVEKSKLKNIYNNIKLGDE, from the coding sequence ATGAATAAAGACGAAGAGAAAATAAATTTAAAAAATGCAAAGATGAAAGAAACAAGGATTGAATGGGAAAATAATCTGTATATTAAGGAATTTTTATCCTATCTTGCTTTTGAAAAGGGAAATTCCGGTAATACTATCGCAGGATATGAAAGAGACTTAAAGATATTTTCCAAACATGTAAATAAAAATTTAACAGAAGTTATAGAAGAAGATATTTATAGTTATATCAGGGAAATGAATGATAAATTGAAAAAAAATTCTGTATTGAGAAAAGTTGCAACAATAAGAAATTTTTATAAATTCTGTTATCTCAATAAAATTATTAAGGAAGATCCTACAGGCATGATAAGGTCAATGAAAAGGGAAAAAAGACTGCCGGAAGTTCTTTCTCTTGAAGAAGTAAAGAAAATAGTAGATAACTGTAAGCACACACCTGGTGGGATGAGAGACAGGCTAATTATTAAATTTTTAATAGCAACAGGAGCAAGAATTTCTGAAATTTTAAATTTAAAAATAAGTGATGTGGAAAATCAGAACTATGAATTTATAAAAGTTCTTGGAAAAGGCTCAAAATATAGAGTTATACCAATTTACGACAGTCTGGAAAAGGAAATAAAGGAATTTATACAGGACTATAGAACTAAACTGAAGGGTGCAGATGAAACTTTCAACTTATTTCCAGGAGCAAGACGTGAAAATTTTTGGAAAAGACTAAAGGTCATTGCAAAAAATGCAGGAATTGAAAAGAATATTTATCCGCATATATTTAGACATTCATTGGCAACTGTACTTTTGAGTAACGGGGCAGATATAAGGATAGTGCAGGAAATATTGGGACATTCAAATATAAGTACCACAGAAATATACACACATGTGGAAAAATCAAAACTAAAAAATATTTACAATAACATAAAATTGGGGGATGAATAA